Proteins encoded together in one Tripterygium wilfordii isolate XIE 37 chromosome 14, ASM1340144v1, whole genome shotgun sequence window:
- the LOC120014884 gene encoding transcription initiation factor IIA subunit 2, whose translation MATFELYRRSTIGMCLTETLDEMVQNGTLTPELAIQVLVQFDKSMTEALESQVKSKVSIKGHLHTYRFCDNVWTFILQDALFKHDDNQENLGRVKIVACDSKLLIQ comes from the exons ATGGCGACATTTGAGCTCTATCGGAGGTCGACGATCGGGATGTGCTTGACCGAGACTCTCGATGAGATGGTTCAAAACGGAACGCTCACACCCGAGCTTGCTATACAGGTCCTTGTCCAGTTTGACAAG TCTATGACTGAAGCTTTGGAGTCGCAAGTGAAGAGCAAGGTGTCTATTAAG GGACATCTGCACACCTACAGATTCTGCGACAATGTTTGGACCTTCATCTTACAGGATGCTTTGTTTAAGCATGATGACAATCAGGAGAATTTGGGTCGGGTTAAAATAGTGGCATGCGACTCAAAGCTGCTCATACAGTGA